The proteins below are encoded in one region of Sminthopsis crassicaudata isolate SCR6 chromosome 1, ASM4859323v1, whole genome shotgun sequence:
- the FECH gene encoding ferrochelatase, mitochondrial isoform X2: MLNMGGPETLGDVHDFLLRLFLDRDLMSLPIQDKLAPFIAKRRTPKIQEQYRKIGGGSPIKKWTTKQGEGMIKLLDELSPHTAPHKYYIGFRYVHPLTEEAIEEMEEDGLERAIAFTQYPQYSCSTTGSSLNAIYRYYNKVGKKPKMKWSTIDRWPTHPLFIQCFVDHIQKELDLFPPEKRGEVVILFSAHSLPMSVVNRGDPYPQEVGATVQKVMEKLGYSNPYRLVWQSKVGPIPWLGPQTDETIKGLCERGRKNILLVPIAFTSDHIETLYELDIEYSQKLANECGVENIRRAESLNGNPLFSKALADLVHSHIKSNEMCSKQLTLSCPLCVNPICRETKSFFTNQQL; the protein is encoded by the exons atgctaaacaTGGGAGGCCCAGAGACATTGGGAGATGTTCATGACTTCCTACTGAGGCTTTTCCTGGACAGAGACCTAATGTCACTTCCCATACAAGA CAAACTGGCTCCATTCATCGCCAAGCGTCGCACACCCAAAATTCAGGAGCAGTACCGTAAGATTGGAGGTGGTTCACCAATCAAAAAGTGGACTACCAAGCAAGGAGAAGGCATGATAAAGCTTCTGGATGAGCTTTCTCCACATACAG CTCCTCACAAATATTACATTGGATTTCGATATGTCCATCCTTTAACAGAAGAAGCAATtgaagagatggaggaagatGGACTTGAAAGGGCTATTGCTTTTACACAGTATCCACAGTATAGCTGCTCTACAACAG GCAGTAGCTTAAATGCTATTTACCGATACTATAATAAAGTTGGGAAGAAACCAAAGATGAAGTGGAGTACTATTGACAGATGGCCTACCCATCCTCTTTTCATTCAG tgTTTTGTGGaccatatacaaaaagaattggacctgTTTCCaccagagaagagaggagaagtgGTCATTCTTTTCTCCGCGCACTCACTGCCAATGTCT GTAGTCAATCGAGGCGATCCTTATCCTCAAGAGGTAGGAGCTACCGTCCAAAAAGTAATGGAGAAGCTGGGATATTCCAACCCTTATAGACTTGTCTGGCAGTCTAAG gtTGGTCCAATACCGTGGTTGGGTCCACAGACTGATGAAACCATCAAAGGACTTTGTGAGAGGGGCAGAAAGAATATCCTTTTAGTTCCAATAGCATTTACCAGTGATCATATTGAAACCTTATATGAACTAGATATTGAGTACTCTCAAAAATTAGCAAATGAG TGTGGAGTTGAAAACATCAGAAGAGCAGAATCTCTTAATGGAAATCCATTGTTCTCTAAG GCACTGGCTGATTTGGTTCATTCACATatcaaatcaaatgaaatgtGCTCCAAGCAGTTAACTCTAAGCTGTCCACTCTGTGTAAATCCTAtctgcagggaaacaaaatcctTCTTCACTAATCAACAGCTGTGA
- the FECH gene encoding ferrochelatase, mitochondrial isoform X1, whose amino-acid sequence MAAAARFLSPLVKISRDGQGRIHGLWKCHSGTAVTVATATQSQRTKAHVQPEKRKPKTGILMLNMGGPETLGDVHDFLLRLFLDRDLMSLPIQDKLAPFIAKRRTPKIQEQYRKIGGGSPIKKWTTKQGEGMIKLLDELSPHTAPHKYYIGFRYVHPLTEEAIEEMEEDGLERAIAFTQYPQYSCSTTGSSLNAIYRYYNKVGKKPKMKWSTIDRWPTHPLFIQCFVDHIQKELDLFPPEKRGEVVILFSAHSLPMSVVNRGDPYPQEVGATVQKVMEKLGYSNPYRLVWQSKVGPIPWLGPQTDETIKGLCERGRKNILLVPIAFTSDHIETLYELDIEYSQKLANECGVENIRRAESLNGNPLFSKALADLVHSHIKSNEMCSKQLTLSCPLCVNPICRETKSFFTNQQL is encoded by the exons ATGGCCGCTGCCGCCCGCTTTCTCAGTCCCT TGGTGAAAATCAGCAGGGACGGTCAAGGGAGAATCCATGGACTATGGAAGTGTCATTCTGGTACAGCAGTGACAGTAGCAACTGCAACACAGTCACAAAGAACCAAAGCTCATGTCCAACCAGAGAAGAG gaaGCCTAAAACcggaatattgatgctaaacaTGGGAGGCCCAGAGACATTGGGAGATGTTCATGACTTCCTACTGAGGCTTTTCCTGGACAGAGACCTAATGTCACTTCCCATACAAGA CAAACTGGCTCCATTCATCGCCAAGCGTCGCACACCCAAAATTCAGGAGCAGTACCGTAAGATTGGAGGTGGTTCACCAATCAAAAAGTGGACTACCAAGCAAGGAGAAGGCATGATAAAGCTTCTGGATGAGCTTTCTCCACATACAG CTCCTCACAAATATTACATTGGATTTCGATATGTCCATCCTTTAACAGAAGAAGCAATtgaagagatggaggaagatGGACTTGAAAGGGCTATTGCTTTTACACAGTATCCACAGTATAGCTGCTCTACAACAG GCAGTAGCTTAAATGCTATTTACCGATACTATAATAAAGTTGGGAAGAAACCAAAGATGAAGTGGAGTACTATTGACAGATGGCCTACCCATCCTCTTTTCATTCAG tgTTTTGTGGaccatatacaaaaagaattggacctgTTTCCaccagagaagagaggagaagtgGTCATTCTTTTCTCCGCGCACTCACTGCCAATGTCT GTAGTCAATCGAGGCGATCCTTATCCTCAAGAGGTAGGAGCTACCGTCCAAAAAGTAATGGAGAAGCTGGGATATTCCAACCCTTATAGACTTGTCTGGCAGTCTAAG gtTGGTCCAATACCGTGGTTGGGTCCACAGACTGATGAAACCATCAAAGGACTTTGTGAGAGGGGCAGAAAGAATATCCTTTTAGTTCCAATAGCATTTACCAGTGATCATATTGAAACCTTATATGAACTAGATATTGAGTACTCTCAAAAATTAGCAAATGAG TGTGGAGTTGAAAACATCAGAAGAGCAGAATCTCTTAATGGAAATCCATTGTTCTCTAAG GCACTGGCTGATTTGGTTCATTCACATatcaaatcaaatgaaatgtGCTCCAAGCAGTTAACTCTAAGCTGTCCACTCTGTGTAAATCCTAtctgcagggaaacaaaatcctTCTTCACTAATCAACAGCTGTGA